From a single Streptomyces sp. NBC_00377 genomic region:
- a CDS encoding PadR family transcriptional regulator encodes MSLPHAILTALLERPSSGLDLTRRFDKSIGYFWSATHQQIYRELGRLESEGHIRALPAQAPARGQKKAYEVLPAGRAELARWTSAAQDPKPHRDAMLLRLRAAAVVGTAGLEADLRRHLDLHRRQLAEYEEIEKRDFPPGDDSAQARLQHLVLRAGIELETFWTQWLAEALRELPGAPDETVGTSGPDAKDAKD; translated from the coding sequence ATGTCACTCCCGCACGCGATCCTCACCGCCCTGCTGGAAAGGCCCTCGTCGGGGCTGGATCTGACCCGCCGCTTCGACAAGTCGATCGGCTACTTCTGGTCGGCGACGCACCAGCAGATCTATCGTGAGCTGGGAAGACTGGAGTCCGAGGGACACATCCGGGCCCTGCCGGCGCAGGCCCCGGCCCGCGGGCAGAAGAAGGCCTACGAGGTGCTGCCCGCGGGACGTGCCGAACTCGCCCGGTGGACGTCGGCCGCCCAGGACCCGAAGCCGCACCGCGACGCGATGCTGCTGCGGCTGCGCGCCGCGGCCGTCGTGGGCACCGCGGGCCTGGAGGCCGACCTGCGCCGCCATCTCGACCTGCACCGGCGGCAGTTGGCCGAGTACGAGGAGATCGAGAAGCGCGATTTCCCGCCCGGTGACGACAGCGCGCAGGCCAGGCTCCAGCACCTGGTCCTGCGCGCCGGCATCGAGCTGGAGACCTTCTGGACGCAGTGGCTCGCCGAGGCCCTCCGGGAACTGCCCGGGGCGCCGGACGAGACGGTCGGGACGAGCGGGCCGGACGCGAAGGACGCGAAGGACTAG
- a CDS encoding fibronectin type III domain-containing protein, whose translation MRRVVLWVVPWALVAALSCGCANGARDEDGRAPGAPAGVTAAAGSATSVHVMWSAVAADPEVSVYEVYRGTEKVGDVPGSAHMLDVVRLSPSTAYVFTVRARDGEGRLGPRSQEARATTPAAGAADRSPPTPPGALTARAAGSRAVQLSWSASTDDRKVVSYDVYQGDVRIHSVGGGQTATVVTGLRPGARYAFTVRARDAADNLSPAGPPVRLTTPAGDAEGADTAPAGFRATARLHADGAYYLDLSWVAPLVDGVVTEYQIQLDGRPATSLVWGGTPPRGTATYSFYVGREEGAAHRVRLRARLPDGTWGAFSAELTVTTGRRG comes from the coding sequence GTGCGACGCGTTGTGCTGTGGGTGGTGCCGTGGGCCCTGGTGGCCGCCCTGTCCTGCGGGTGCGCGAACGGCGCGAGGGATGAGGACGGGCGGGCGCCCGGCGCCCCGGCCGGAGTGACCGCCGCGGCCGGGAGCGCGACGAGCGTGCACGTGATGTGGAGCGCGGTCGCCGCGGATCCGGAGGTCAGCGTGTACGAGGTGTACCGCGGTACCGAGAAGGTCGGGGACGTGCCGGGCTCCGCGCACATGCTGGACGTCGTCCGCCTCTCCCCGTCGACGGCGTACGTCTTCACCGTGCGGGCCCGCGACGGCGAGGGGCGGCTCGGCCCGCGCAGCCAGGAGGCGCGGGCCACGACCCCGGCGGCCGGCGCGGCGGACCGCTCGCCGCCGACCCCGCCGGGCGCGTTGACCGCCCGGGCCGCCGGGAGCCGGGCCGTCCAGCTGTCCTGGTCGGCGTCCACTGACGATCGCAAGGTGGTGTCCTACGACGTCTACCAGGGCGACGTACGGATCCACAGCGTCGGCGGCGGCCAGACGGCGACGGTCGTCACGGGGCTTCGTCCGGGCGCGCGCTACGCGTTCACCGTGCGGGCCCGCGACGCGGCCGACAACCTCTCGCCGGCCGGTCCGCCCGTGCGCCTGACCACCCCTGCGGGAGACGCCGAGGGCGCGGACACCGCGCCGGCCGGCTTCCGGGCGACCGCGCGCCTCCACGCCGACGGGGCGTACTACCTCGACCTGTCCTGGGTGGCGCCCCTCGTGGACGGCGTGGTGACGGAGTACCAGATCCAGCTCGACGGCCGGCCGGCCACCTCACTGGTCTGGGGCGGGACCCCGCCCCGCGGGACGGCGACGTACAGCTTCTACGTCGGGCGGGAGGAGGGCGCCGCTCACCGGGTGCGGCTGAGGGCCCGCCTGCCCGACGGCACGTGGGGCGCGTTCTCGGCGGAGCTGACGGTGACGACGGGCCGGCGGGGGTGA
- a CDS encoding PTS-dependent dihydroxyacetone kinase phosphotransferase subunit DhaM, which yields MSDEKLVGIVLVSHSAEVAVAVAGLAQGLVGGGPVVPVAAAGGTEGGGLGTSAELIAAAAASVDRGAGVAVLVDLGSAVLTVKAMLAEGDELPETARLVDAPFVEGAVAAVVTAATGADLDTVEEAAKEAYDYRKV from the coding sequence GTGAGCGACGAGAAACTGGTGGGCATCGTACTGGTGTCGCACAGTGCCGAGGTCGCCGTGGCGGTGGCCGGGCTGGCGCAGGGCCTCGTGGGGGGCGGCCCGGTCGTACCGGTCGCGGCGGCGGGCGGCACGGAGGGCGGCGGACTGGGCACGAGCGCCGAGCTGATCGCCGCCGCTGCCGCCTCCGTGGACCGGGGCGCCGGGGTCGCGGTCCTGGTCGACCTGGGCAGCGCGGTCCTCACGGTCAAGGCCATGCTCGCGGAGGGCGACGAACTGCCCGAGACGGCCCGGCTGGTGGACGCCCCGTTCGTCGAGGGCGCGGTGGCCGCGGTGGTGACGGCGGCGACCGGTGCCGACCTGGACACGGTCGAGGAGGCGGCCAAGGAGGCGTACGACTACCGGAAGGTGTGA
- the dhaL gene encoding dihydroxyacetone kinase subunit DhaL: MLDADFFRRWMTATAASVDREADRLTALDSPIGDADHGSNLRRGFTAVKAALEKEAPETPGAVLVLAGRQLISTVGGASGPLYGTLLRRTGKDLGDAAEVDEGRFAEALRAGVDAVMQLGGAAPGDKTMIDALVPAVDALPDGFGAARAAAEQGAEATTPLQARKGRASYLGERSIGHQDPGATSAALLIAALVDTDAGTGGE; this comes from the coding sequence GTGCTCGACGCCGACTTCTTCCGCCGTTGGATGACCGCGACCGCCGCGTCCGTCGACCGCGAGGCGGACCGGCTCACCGCCCTCGACTCGCCCATCGGGGACGCGGATCACGGCAGCAACCTCCGGCGGGGCTTCACCGCGGTGAAGGCGGCGCTGGAGAAGGAGGCCCCGGAGACCCCCGGCGCCGTCCTGGTGCTCGCGGGACGCCAGCTGATCTCGACGGTCGGCGGTGCCTCGGGACCGCTGTACGGCACACTCCTGCGCCGCACCGGCAAGGACCTCGGGGACGCGGCGGAGGTGGACGAGGGTCGGTTCGCCGAGGCCCTGCGCGCGGGTGTGGACGCCGTGATGCAGCTCGGCGGCGCCGCGCCCGGCGACAAGACCATGATCGACGCGCTGGTGCCGGCCGTCGACGCCCTCCCCGACGGCTTCGGCGCCGCCCGTGCCGCCGCCGAGCAGGGCGCCGAGGCGACGACACCGCTACAGGCCCGCAAGGGCCGGGCCAGCTATCTGGGCGAGCGCAGCATCGGGCACCAGGATCCGGGGGCCACCTCGGCGGCACTGCTCATCGCCGCCCTGGTCGATACCGACGCCGGCACGGGCGGGGAGTGA
- the dhaK gene encoding dihydroxyacetone kinase subunit DhaK has protein sequence MKMLINVPETVVADALRGMAAAHPELTVDVENRVIVRRDAPVAGKVGLVSGGGSGHEPLHGGFVGLGMLSAACPGEVFTSPVPDQMARAAAAVDGGAGVLFIVKNYTGDVLNFDMAAELAEDEGIQVAKVLVDDDVAVTDSLYTAGRRGTGATLFVEKIAGAAAEEGQPLERVEALARQVNENSRSFGVALSACTTPAKGSPTFDLPPGELELGVGIHGEPGRERRAMMTSGEIADFAVQAILDDLSPRNPVLVLVNGMGATPLLELYGFNAEVQRLLAGRGVAVARTLVGNYVTSLDMAGASVTLCQVDEDLLRLWDAPVRTAGLRWGV, from the coding sequence GGATGTCGAGAACCGGGTGATCGTGCGACGGGACGCACCGGTGGCCGGGAAGGTGGGGCTGGTGTCCGGCGGCGGCTCGGGGCACGAGCCGCTGCACGGCGGATTCGTCGGGCTCGGGATGCTCTCGGCGGCCTGCCCGGGCGAGGTGTTCACCTCGCCGGTGCCGGATCAGATGGCGCGGGCCGCGGCGGCCGTGGACGGCGGGGCGGGAGTGCTGTTCATCGTCAAGAACTACACGGGCGATGTGCTCAACTTCGACATGGCCGCCGAGCTGGCCGAGGACGAGGGCATACAGGTCGCCAAGGTGCTGGTCGACGACGACGTGGCCGTGACCGACAGCCTCTACACGGCCGGCCGGCGCGGTACGGGCGCGACGCTGTTCGTGGAGAAGATCGCGGGGGCGGCGGCCGAGGAGGGTCAGCCGCTGGAGCGGGTGGAGGCGCTCGCCCGGCAGGTCAACGAGAACTCCCGGAGTTTCGGCGTGGCGCTCAGCGCGTGCACGACACCGGCCAAGGGCAGCCCGACCTTCGATCTGCCGCCCGGCGAGCTGGAGCTGGGCGTCGGCATCCACGGGGAGCCCGGCCGGGAGCGGCGGGCGATGATGACCTCCGGTGAGATCGCCGACTTCGCGGTCCAGGCGATCCTGGACGACCTGTCGCCCCGCAATCCCGTCCTGGTCCTGGTCAACGGCATGGGCGCGACGCCGTTGCTGGAGCTGTACGGCTTCAACGCCGAGGTGCAGCGTCTGCTGGCCGGACGCGGGGTGGCCGTCGCCCGGACGCTCGTGGGCAACTACGTGACGTCCCTCGACATGGCCGGCGCCTCGGTGACCCTGTGCCAGGTGGACGAGGACCTGCTGCGGCTCTGGGACGCGCCGGTGCGGACCGCGGGACTGCGCTGGGGAGTGTGA